The proteins below are encoded in one region of Apium graveolens cultivar Ventura chromosome 4, ASM990537v1, whole genome shotgun sequence:
- the LOC141719485 gene encoding uncharacterized protein LOC141719485: MPGGRTAHSRFKIPIVLDEESSCGIAQKSDIAELIKCTSLIIWDEAPMQHCHAFECLDRSLRDIMKSVSLERGQMPFGGITVLLGGDFRKILPVITLGSRGDIVVACITRSRLWSRAKIFILKQNMRLKQGQDERECELLRIFAEWLLKIGDGKITAAGADFPDLDEDDILIPSDFCDPESPNTVENMIEWTYPDFANKYQCPQYLSERAILTPKNHTVGHLNTVIVDTIPRESYTYFSVDKDEDFGGTATDLNFAFPPEYLNSINIPGLPLHELKLKVGVAVMLMRNLNQTLGLCNGTRMIVMKCLKNCVQCEVICGAFVGTRHFIHRMELFPTETKLPFKLLRKQMPLQICYSMTINKAQGQSLQRVGLFLPKSVFIHGQFYVAVNIVTSPKGLRIFIDGEDGYVVGVIQDSNVNLYHHKEDPTKSHIKFKITDGRHVVNVTFFDDLALDLEKALLNVKEEQIVIIIASAKDRHV, encoded by the exons ATGCCTGGCGGAAGAACTGCTCACTCACGCTTCAAAATACCAATTGTATTGGACGAAGAATCTTCATGTGGAATTGCTCAGAAGTCTGATATAGCAGAGTTGATAAAATGCACAAGTCTTATTATTTGGGACGAGGCACCAATGCAACACTGTCATGCATTTGAGTGTCTAGATCGTTCACTCAGAGATATTATGAAATCTGTCAGCCTTGAAAGAGGTCAAATGCCTTTTGGTGGTATAACAGTCCTACTAGGTGGAGATTTCAGGAAGATTTTACCAGTTATTACTTTGGGTTCACGTGGTGATATTGTTGTTGCATGTATTACAAGGTCAAGGTTATGGTCTAGAGCGAAGATTTTTATTCTCAAACAGAACATGAGGCTTAAGCAGGGTCAAGACGAAAGAGAGTGTGAACTTTTAAGAATTTTTGCTGAATGGTTATTAAAAATTGGTGATGGAAAGATTACAGCTGCAGGTGCTGATTTCCCAGATTTAGATGAGGACGATATTTTAATTCCATCTGATTTTTGTGATCCCGAGTCTCCAAATACTGTTGAAAACATGATTGAATGGACATATCCAGATTTTGCTAACAAGTACCAGTGCCCCCAATATTTGAGTGAGCGAGCTATTTTGACACCAAAAAATCATACTGTTGGTCACCTAAATACAGTTATTGTTGACACTATCCCTAGAGAGTCCTATACATATTTCAGTGTGGACAAGGATGAAGATTTTGGCGGTACTGCAACTGATCTTAACTTTGCTTTTCCGCCTGAATATCTCAATTCAATTAACATTCCAGGTCTACCTCTACATGAACTTAAACTTAAGGTTGGTGTTGCTGTAATGCTCATGAGGAACCTAAATCAGACACTGGGTCTTTGTAATGGGACGCGTATGATTGTGATGAAATGCCTGAAAAATTGTGTTCAGTGCGAAGTTATTTGTGGTGCATTTGTTGGTACCAGACATTTCATTCATAGAATGGAATTGTTCCCAACAGAAACCAAATTACCCTTCAAATTATTACGGAAGCAGATGCCTTTACAAATCTGCTACTCAATGACCATTAACAAAGCCCAGGGCCAGTCGCTGCAGAGAGTTGGTCTATTTTTGCCCAAATCAGTTTTTATACATGGACAATTCTATGTGGCTGTTAATATAGTAACATCTCCAAAAGGCTTGAGAATTTTTATAGATGGCGAGGATGGCT ATGTTGTTGGCGTAATACAAGACAGTAATGTAAACTTATACCACCACAAGGAGGACCCAACAAAATCACACATCAAATTTAAAATTACTGATGGGAG GCATGTTGTAAATGTCACGTTCTT
- the LOC141720774 gene encoding uncharacterized protein LOC141720774: protein MLDDTNELVKYFRMARDRFKEQPVQDLKIVMKVCRAVTGWENFIGPSNEVGAIMVGDLEDTCGERDIIIESKIDGLERISDIHPKLMALQYPLLLPNGEDGYHDDIPYVQTKNNGGKKQKRVTMKEFYAYKLQIRPHEGNTPRLGGRLFQQYIVDAFSAIEQTRLWWFRTHQKVLRNDLYDNIAKSIRSGESDTTNVGKGFILPASFLGSKRYMQQNFQDALAVCRHIGHPDIFLTMTTNPLWDEILEMMKHSPGCSAQDSPDIIARVFKMKLEQIVEDIKKKAYFGECVGIMYVVEFQKRGLPHVHMLIWLSHDSKKKLNANVDKFVSAEIPDLIKDPIGYAAVSSFIIHGPCGLENTRSPCMKNMKCTKHFPKKYCAQTTFDSSRFPVYKRRRSNITVKKGNAELDNQYVVPYNCDLLVKYQYHMNVEICCHARSLKYLFKYCLKGHDRATIELSKKNNEEDPEHKLPVDEIKAYFDGRYICGAEAAHRIFGFDIHYRSISVLRLSFHLPGKRNCTFRENEELHKVLQREKFKRSQLEAFFKLNVDDQTARCYTYDEIPKYYVWKDTDSVWTVRKRGTQIGRLQYTHHSSGEIWYLRLLLSKVRGPTSFNFLKTVDGVLYNTFKEVCLKLGFLAEDNEWNEVLKECSKCGFPPQIRELFVHIMTNCQVTELGNLWNTHWKHMSDDIIMKQRKLSGNSDRVFSDQHLQFYMLAEIDKLLRSIGKSLKQFSQMLQPPSEFLQSGSDNLIIDELSFNITEMEEEFTKLYEHCNDEQLDVYNTVMNVVQSNAGGLFFV, encoded by the exons ATGTTGGATGACACAAATGAATTGGTCAAATACTTCCGCATGGCCCGTGATCGTTTCAAAGAACAACCAGTACAAGATTTGAAGATTGTGATGAAAGTTTGTAGGGCTGTAACTGGTTGGGAAAATTTCATAGGGCCGTCAAATGAAGTTGGTGCAATCATGGTTGGAGATTTAGAAGATACATGTGGTGAAAGGGATATAATAATTGAGAGCAAAATTGATGGCCTTGAACGTATATCTGACATACATCCCAAACTAATGGCCTTGCAATATCCTCTTCTTTTACCTAATGGAGAGGATGGTTATCATGATGACATCCCTTATGTTCAGACTAAAAACAATGGCGGTAAAAAGCAAAAAAGAGTGACAATGAAGGAGTTTTATGCCTACAAGTTACAAATCAGGCCTCATGAAG GGAATACCCCTAGGCTTGGTGGCAGATTATTTCAACAATATATTGTTGATGCCTTCTCAGCCATTGAGCAAACGCGCTTATGGTGGTTCCGTACTCACCAGAAAGTTCTACGCAATGATCTTTACGATAATATTGCCAAAAGTATCAGAAGTGGGGAATCTGATACAACTAACGTTGGAAAAGGTTTCATACTTCCTGCCAGCTTTCTTGGGTCAAAAAGGTATATGCAACAAAATTTCCAAGACGCTCTTGCGGTGTGTCGGCATATTGGTCATCCCGACATTTTTCTTACAATGACCACAAATCCACTTTGGGATGAGATTTTGGAGATGATGAAACACAGTCCAGGTTGCTCTGCTCAGGACTCTCCTGATATAATTGCTCGCGTGTTCAAGATGAAACTTGAACAAATTGTAGAGGATATTAAGAAGAAAGCGTATTTTGGCGAGTGTGTTGGAA TTATGTATGTGGTGGAGTTTCAGAAACGTGGCCTTCCTCATGTGCATATGCTCATATGGTTGAGTCATGATTCAAAGAAGAAGCTTAATGCCAATGTAGATAAATTTGTTTCAGCTGAGATTCCTGATCTTATCAAGGATCCCATTGGCTATGCTGCAGTTTCTTCCTTTATAATTCACGGGCCCTGTGGCTTGGAGAACACAAGATCTCCATGCATGAAGAATATGAAATGCACCAAACACTTCCCCAAAAA GTACTGTGCGCAAACTACATTTGACAGTTCCAGATTCCCTGTATACAAGCGTCGCAGAAGCAACATTACTGTGAAGAAGGGAAATGCTGAGCTCGACAACCAGTATGTTGTGCCCTACAACTGTGATCTCTTGGTAAAGTACCAGTATCACATGAATGTAGAAATCTGCTGTCATGCACGGAGTCTGAAGTATTTATTCAAATACTGCCTTAAAGGTCATGATAGGGCGACAATTGAATTATCTAAAAAGAACAATGAAGAGGACCCTGAACATAAATTACCTGTCGACGAGATTAAAGCTTATTTCGATGGTAGGTACATATGTGGTGCAGAGGCTGCTCATCGTATCTTTGGATTTGATATACACTATCGATCCATTTCCGTTCTTCGCCTATCATTTCATTTGCCTGGTAAGCGTAATTGTACATTTCGGGAGAACGAGGAGCTGCATAAAGTTTTGCAAAGGGAGAAATTCAAAAGAAGTCAACTGGAAGCATTTTTCAAACTCAATGTTGATGATCAGACTGCCAGGTGCTACACTTACGATGAAATTCCAAAGTATTATGTTTGGAAGGACACGGACAGTGTGTGGACTGTACGAAAAAGAGGAACACAGATTGGCAGACTACAATACACTCATCACAGTTCGGGTGAAATTTGGTACCTGCGTTTGTTATTGTCCAAGGTTCGCGGTCCAACTTCGTTTAATTTTCTAAAAACTGTTGATGGGGTGCTTTACAACACATTCAAAGAGGTATGCCTTAAACTTGGTTTTCTAGCCGAAGACAATGAATGGAATGAAGTGCTAAAAGAATGTTCAAAATGCGGTTTTCCTCCTCAAATTCGTGAGCTTTTTGTACATATTATGACGAATTGTCAAGTCACGGAACTTGGAAATTTATGGAACACACATTGGAAACATATGAGCGATGATATTATCATGAAGCAACGCAAGTTATCAGGCAATAGTGATCGTGTTTTCTCTGACCAGCACCTTCAGTTTTACATGTTGGCAG AAATTGATAAATTGTTGAGGTCTATCGGAAAGTCATTGAAGCAATTCAGCCAGATGCTGCAACCCCCATCCGAGTTTCTGCAATCTGGTTCAGATAATTTGATTATTGATGAACTCAGTTTCAATATTACTGAGATGGAGGAAGAATTTACTAAGTTGTACGAGCATTGCAATGACGAACAACTTGATGTGTACAATACAGTAATGAATGTTGTACAAAGTAATGCTGGTGGATTATTTTTTGTTTAA
- the LOC141720776 gene encoding uncharacterized protein LOC141720776: MSRCQSLFPSTGVTDDVLQSSSPNSTSTCREPFTDISNNLNQGRSSNKASNFRSRSINENNITTPSSQGGRPKGPVLGTAQSCITSTVPTDKKQKKIKPSRIKESAADLFGKDAFSAEVSTHEQENAAEMFELLDDVELCFESALGSDSDEEEVIFPHEGTHTTEGYCSLGVPSEKCMKCGAICGKKRGSIRI, from the exons ATGTCTAGATGCCAATCTCTATTTCCTTCAACGG GTGTTACTGATGATGTTCTGCAAAGTAGCTCTCCAAACTCAACTTCTACCTGTAGAGAACctttcacagacatatcaaacaACCTAAATCAAG GTCGTAGCTCGAATAAGGCTTCCAATTTTCGAAGTAGATCAATCAATGAAAACAACATCACAACCCCATCCAGCCAAGGAGGACGACCTAAAGGTCCAGTTTTAG GTACTGCTCAATCATGTATCACCTCCACTGTACCTACCgataagaaacagaaaaagattAAACCGAGCAGAATAAAAGAGTCAGCTGCTGATTTATTTGGTAAAGATGCATTTAGTGCAGAGGTCTCAACTCATGAACAAGAGAATGCTGCTGAGATGTTTGAATTGTTGGATGACGTCGAATTGTGTTTCGAATCTG CTCTTGGAAGTGATAGTGATGAGGAAGAAGTTATATTCCCACATGAAGGTACTCATACAACAGAAG GTTACTGCAGTTTGGGGGTTCCTTCTGAGAAATGTATGAAATGTGGAGCCATATGTGGAAAGAAGAGAGGGTCAATAAGAATCTGA
- the LOC141720775 gene encoding pectinesterase-like, whose protein sequence is MMKLLILFISLLSILSLAASSNLNWWCNQTPNPKQCNYFMSHNRHRNFEPKNRSEFRKMAVQSALDRALKAETRTKELGSRCRTDNEKAAWADCLKLYEGTIFQLNQTLSNKYGTEFDKQTWLSTALTNFETCRAGFVELGVSKFSVLPLVTSNNVSELIRNTLALKSTNDATETKTYKDGMPTWVSPRDRKLLQSSTPAVNLVVAQDGSGNYKTIKAALDAAAKRSGTSRFVIRIKSGVYKENLEIGNKMKNIMLLGDSMRTTIITGSRSVGGGSTTFNSATVAVTGEGFIARGITFRNTAGPQNHQAVALRSGSDLSVFYRCGFDGYQDTLYVHSQRQFYKECYIYGTVDFIFGNAAVVLQNCMIYARKPMNKQKNVVTAQGRDDPNQNTGIVIHNSRIMASSDLKPVLSSFKSFLGRPWKKYSRTVYIKNYIESLVDPAGWLEWDGNFALDTLYYGEYQNFGPGSSTSGRVKWRGYRVITSLTEASKFSVANFIAGKSWLPATNVPFTSAI, encoded by the exons ATGATGAAGCttctcattttatttatttctctTCTTTCGATCCTCTCACTAGCCGCATCCAGTAATCTAAACTGGTGGTGCAACCAAACCCCCAACCCCAAACAATGCAACTACTTCATGAGCCATAACCGCCACCGCAACTTTGAACCTAAGAATAGGTCCGAGTTCCGAAAAATGGCAGTCCAATCAGCCCTTGATAGAGCTCTTAAGGCAGAGACTCGAACCAAGGAGCTTGGCTCCAGGTGCCGCACTGACAATGAAAAGGCTGCATGGGCTGATTGCTTAAAGCTATATGAAGGCACCATATTTCAACTCAACCAAACACTTTCCAACAAGTATGGTACTGAATTTGATAAGCAAACTTGGCTCAGCACTGCCTTAACAAACTTCGAGACTTGTCGAGCCGGTTTTGTTGAGCTCGGTGTATCCAAATTCTCTGTTTTGCCTCTTGTGACATCCAACAATGTGTCAGAGCTAATTCGTAACACTCTGGCTCTCAAAAGTACTAATGATGCCACCGAGACGAAAACCTACAAAGATGGGATGCCAACATGGGTATCCCCACGTGACAGAAAGTTGTTGCAGTCTTCCACACCCGCGGTGAATCTCGTGGTGGCTCAAGACGGTTCAGGAAATTATAAAACCATCAAAGCAGCTCTTGATGCTGCTGCAAAGAGAAGTGGTACTTCTAGGTTTGTTATACGAATAAAAAGCGGTGTTTATAAGGAAAATTTGGAGATTGGGAACAAAATGAAAAATATAATGCTGCTTGGTGATAGCATGAGAACTACCATTATTACCGGTAGCCGAAGCGTAGGAGGAGGTTCTACTACCTTCAACTCTGCAACTGTTG CGGTAACTGGAGAAGGATTCATTGCTCGTGGAATCACATTCCGCAACACAGCTGGTCCACAGAACCACCAAGCAGTGGCACTCCGATCAGGCTCTGACCTTTCGGTATTCTACCGTTGTGGCTTCGATGGATATCAAGATACACTCTACGTTCACTCACAACGTCAATTTTACAAAGAATGTTACATCTACGGCACTGTGGATTTCATCTTCGGAAATGCTGCCGTAGTGTTGCAGAATTGCATGATCTACGCAAGAAAACCAATGAATAAGCAAAAAAATGTGGTGACAGCCCAAGGCCGAGATGACCCTAACCAAAACACAGGAATTGTAATCCACAACTCCCGAATCATGGCTTCCTCGGACTTGAAGCCGGTCCTAAGTTCATTTAAATCATTCTTGGGACGGCCATGGAAGAAATACTCTCGGACCGTATATATTAAGAATTATATTGAATCATTGGTGGATCCTGCTGGTTGGTTGGAGTGGGACGGAAACTTCGCTCTAGATACCTTGTATTATGGAGAGTATCAGAATTTCGGTCCAGGTTCTTCGACTAGCGGAAGAGTCAAGTGGCGTGGCTACCGTGTTATAACTAGTCTAACGGAAGCATCAAAGTTTAGTGTTGCCAATTTCATAGCTGGCAAATCATGGTTGCCTGCTACTAATGTGCCTTTTACGTCTGCTATTTGA